One genomic window of Polyangium aurulentum includes the following:
- a CDS encoding PaaI family thioesterase, producing the protein MTTVTTETTEETPWVKRLRALQQNPPPIAKLIGFELADLGAGSAVFTLVGDPSRHANPMGTMHGGVLVDIGDAAMGFAMASTLGEGESFTTIELKANYFKPVWTARLRAEAKVVKRSRTLGYIECDIVDEGKALVCRLASTCMVLRGDAAAGR; encoded by the coding sequence GTGACGACCGTGACGACCGAGACGACCGAAGAGACGCCCTGGGTGAAGAGGCTGCGCGCGCTCCAGCAAAACCCGCCGCCGATCGCCAAGCTGATCGGCTTCGAGCTGGCCGACCTGGGCGCGGGCTCCGCCGTCTTCACGCTGGTGGGCGATCCGAGCCGCCACGCCAACCCCATGGGCACGATGCACGGCGGCGTGCTCGTCGACATCGGCGACGCCGCCATGGGTTTCGCCATGGCGAGCACCCTCGGTGAAGGGGAGAGCTTCACCACCATCGAGCTCAAGGCGAACTATTTCAAGCCGGTGTGGACGGCCCGCCTGCGCGCCGAGGCGAAGGTGGTGAAGCGTTCGCGGACGCTCGGCTACATCGAATGCGATATCGTCGACGAGGGGAAGGCGCTCGTTTGCCGGCTGGCCAGCACGTGCATGGTCCTGCGCGGCGACGCGGCGGCCGGCCGATAG
- a CDS encoding TetR/AcrR family transcriptional regulator, with product MKKDPKEPLSKAERWERTHALIRLTASRLLRTRGLRLPSVADVMKGAELTVGGFYGHWESKEALFEEALRDALRGNWVQLLELARGDTAKERLQWILRRYLSRSHRDTPEAGCPLPSTLSDISVLGEPYRGAVSEELERLVAGLGQIAEPLGGKQLALGLFALMVGGLTLARATEGTPLSDSILAASRAFALLAMERAEQRAEQEEKP from the coding sequence ATGAAGAAGGACCCGAAGGAGCCCCTCTCCAAGGCCGAGCGCTGGGAGCGCACGCACGCGCTCATTCGGCTCACCGCATCGCGGCTCTTGCGGACGCGGGGCCTCAGGCTCCCCTCGGTCGCCGACGTGATGAAGGGCGCGGAGCTCACGGTGGGCGGCTTCTACGGCCACTGGGAGAGCAAGGAGGCGCTGTTCGAGGAGGCCCTGCGCGACGCGCTGCGCGGCAACTGGGTGCAGCTCCTCGAGCTCGCGCGCGGGGACACGGCCAAGGAGCGGCTGCAGTGGATCCTTCGACGCTACCTCTCGCGCTCGCACCGCGACACGCCCGAGGCCGGGTGTCCGTTGCCGTCGACGCTGAGCGACATCTCGGTGCTCGGCGAGCCCTACCGCGGAGCCGTATCCGAGGAGCTCGAGCGCCTCGTCGCCGGGCTCGGTCAGATCGCCGAGCCGCTCGGGGGCAAGCAGCTCGCGCTCGGGCTCTTCGCGCTGATGGTCGGGGGCTTGACCCTCGCGCGCGCCACCGAGGGCACGCCGCTGTCGGACTCCATTCTCGCGGCGAGCCGAGCGTTCGCGCTTCTGGCCATGGAGCGCGCCGAGCAGCGCGCGGAGCAGGAGGAAAAACCGTGA
- a CDS encoding acetyl-CoA C-acetyltransferase, protein MATSYIIDAVRTPRGRGKLGKGALSGVHPQELFAQVLQALPDRSGIHAREVDDVMVGCVSQVGEQGANLARNAVLAAGWPEEVSAVSLNRFCGSGLQAVHFAAMGAGSGALDLVVAGGVESMSRVPMGSDGGGQDGGNTRLRERVFQVPQGISADLIATLEGLSREEIDAVALRSQRSAARAIEEGRFARSLLPARDPHTGKVLLERDEFPRPDTTAEALAALKPSFIALGETPAGPHGETLDQIALAAYPRAKAIQHLHTAGNSSGIVDGAAAVLVASERFVREKGIKPRARIRAMATVGSEPLLMLTAPAPASQKALRLAGMEARDIDLWEINEAFAGVVLQTTRALGIDPDRVNVNGGSIALGHPLGATGAMLLGTALDELELRGKATALITMCIGGGQGIATILERV, encoded by the coding sequence ATGGCCACGAGCTACATCATCGACGCCGTACGGACGCCGCGAGGGCGGGGCAAGCTGGGCAAGGGGGCGCTGTCGGGCGTCCATCCGCAGGAGCTGTTCGCGCAGGTGTTGCAAGCGCTCCCCGATCGCAGCGGAATCCACGCCCGCGAGGTGGACGACGTGATGGTCGGCTGCGTCTCCCAGGTCGGCGAGCAGGGCGCAAACCTCGCGCGCAACGCGGTGCTCGCGGCCGGGTGGCCCGAGGAGGTGTCCGCCGTGTCGCTCAACCGCTTCTGCGGCTCGGGGCTGCAGGCGGTTCACTTCGCCGCGATGGGCGCGGGCTCGGGCGCGCTGGACCTCGTCGTCGCCGGCGGCGTGGAGAGCATGTCACGCGTCCCCATGGGCTCCGACGGCGGCGGCCAGGACGGCGGCAACACGCGCCTGCGCGAGCGCGTGTTCCAGGTCCCCCAGGGCATCAGCGCCGACCTCATCGCCACGCTCGAGGGCCTCTCGCGCGAGGAGATCGACGCCGTGGCGCTGCGCTCGCAGAGGAGCGCCGCCCGCGCCATCGAGGAGGGCCGCTTCGCCAGGTCGCTCCTGCCCGCGAGAGATCCGCACACGGGCAAGGTGCTGCTCGAGCGTGACGAGTTTCCGAGGCCCGACACGACGGCCGAGGCGCTCGCCGCGCTCAAACCCTCGTTCATCGCGCTCGGCGAGACGCCGGCCGGCCCGCATGGCGAGACGCTCGATCAGATCGCGCTCGCGGCCTACCCCCGCGCGAAGGCCATCCAGCACCTGCACACCGCCGGCAACTCGAGCGGCATCGTCGACGGCGCCGCCGCGGTGCTGGTCGCCTCGGAGCGGTTCGTGCGCGAAAAGGGCATCAAGCCGCGCGCCCGCATCCGCGCCATGGCGACCGTCGGGAGCGAGCCCTTGCTGATGCTCACCGCGCCCGCGCCCGCGAGCCAGAAGGCGCTGCGCCTCGCGGGCATGGAGGCGCGCGACATCGACCTCTGGGAGATCAACGAGGCCTTCGCGGGCGTGGTGCTTCAGACGACGCGCGCGCTCGGGATCGACCCGGACCGCGTGAACGTCAACGGCGGCTCCATCGCGCTCGGTCACCCGCTCGGAGCGACCGGCGCGATGCTCCTCGGGACCGCGCTCGACGAGCTCGAACTCCGCGGCAAGGCGACCGCGCTCATCACCATGTGCATCGGCGGCGGCCAGGGCATCGCCACCATCCTCGAGCGGGTTTGA
- a CDS encoding ATP-binding protein: protein MLTRLPGVRALIDEGSYFVLHAPRQWGKTTALLDLAATLNREGKHVAAVLSLEPGAAFTDPGAAELAILDSWRYDLAAYLPADVKLPRWPEAPPGNRIGAALSAWAQESPRPLVVFLDAIDSLPREVRTSVVCQLRAGKPRSPRAFPWSLGVASLRGPHEDEGEATGFQNIEGEAVSLPGFNRDDVAAIFAQLKEPTGAETLPGAVERAFELTQGHPFLVCALAQRLAELGQGQRRPVVASDVERARDALLEQRGGYLDELDGRIREARLRAVLEQIMVGTVRELPAEDVRATIDLGLVRRMSDGRLVIANPIYLGLVRRSLPGAARSIFPAEQPPWVGPDGRLDPPRLLEAFLDFWRRHGEELFSTAPYNELSPLVLTAFLHRVVTSGGMIEREYAIGRGRMDVCIRQGGEALAMVVKVRRDREADPVPEGVTQVEEALDRLGIEVGWLVVFDRRTGLPPVSQRLASSKETTEDGREIVVIRA from the coding sequence GTGCTCACCCGTCTCCCTGGCGTCCGGGCCCTGATCGACGAGGGCAGCTACTTCGTCCTGCACGCGCCCCGACAGTGGGGCAAAACCACCGCGCTCCTCGACCTCGCGGCCACGCTGAACCGTGAGGGAAAGCACGTCGCCGCCGTCCTGTCGCTCGAGCCGGGCGCCGCATTCACCGACCCTGGCGCCGCCGAGCTCGCGATCCTCGACTCGTGGCGCTACGACCTCGCGGCCTACCTCCCCGCCGACGTCAAGCTGCCTCGCTGGCCCGAAGCCCCGCCCGGAAACCGCATCGGCGCCGCCCTGTCGGCGTGGGCGCAGGAGTCGCCGCGCCCGCTCGTGGTCTTCCTCGACGCGATCGACTCCTTGCCGCGCGAGGTGCGAACCTCGGTCGTGTGCCAGCTCCGGGCGGGCAAGCCGCGCAGCCCGCGCGCATTCCCGTGGTCGCTCGGGGTCGCCTCGCTTCGCGGTCCGCACGAGGACGAGGGCGAGGCGACGGGCTTCCAGAACATCGAAGGCGAGGCGGTGTCGCTGCCCGGCTTCAACCGCGACGACGTGGCCGCGATCTTCGCGCAGCTCAAGGAGCCGACGGGCGCCGAGACCCTGCCTGGCGCGGTCGAACGGGCGTTCGAGCTGACGCAGGGCCATCCGTTCCTCGTCTGCGCGCTGGCCCAGCGCCTCGCGGAGCTCGGGCAGGGGCAGCGGCGGCCCGTCGTCGCGAGTGACGTGGAGCGCGCGCGGGACGCCTTGCTCGAGCAGCGGGGCGGCTACCTCGACGAGCTCGACGGGCGCATTCGCGAGGCGCGCCTGCGCGCGGTGCTCGAGCAGATCATGGTCGGCACCGTGCGCGAGCTGCCGGCCGAGGACGTGCGCGCGACGATCGATCTCGGCCTCGTGCGCCGGATGTCGGACGGGCGGCTGGTCATCGCGAACCCGATCTACCTCGGGCTCGTGAGGCGCTCGTTGCCGGGCGCGGCGCGGTCGATCTTCCCGGCGGAGCAGCCGCCCTGGGTGGGTCCGGACGGGCGCCTCGACCCGCCGCGCCTGCTCGAAGCCTTCCTCGATTTCTGGCGGCGCCACGGCGAGGAGCTGTTCTCGACCGCGCCCTACAACGAGCTGTCGCCGCTTGTGCTCACGGCCTTCTTGCACCGCGTGGTGACGAGCGGCGGGATGATCGAGCGCGAGTACGCGATCGGCCGGGGCCGGATGGACGTGTGCATCCGCCAGGGCGGCGAGGCGCTCGCGATGGTGGTCAAGGTGCGGCGCGACCGCGAGGCGGACCCGGTGCCCGAGGGCGTCACGCAGGTGGAAGAGGCGCTCGACAGGCTCGGGATCGAGGTCGGATGGCTCGTGGTCTTCGACCGCAGGACGGGGCTGCCGCCGGTGTCGCAGCGGCTCGCGTCGAGCAAGGAGACGACGGAGGACGGCCGCGAGATCGTCGTGATCCGGGCCTGA
- a CDS encoding GNAT family N-acetyltransferase codes for MPMLGARDAAAKPLVAPADARVLLRGAEGLDGVADAWKRLEPRTVIPMAHHAWTKSFASTLELEHRMHVFAASTSAGGVAVAGLARRDGFLAPLELPGADELGEPMDFAYDDSLALEELCRAIARTPWPLEVPRLPADSPTVGALARAYAGRGVVVQRPARPYPFVPLDPSWVEPEAHLTPRRRSDLRRARRHAERMGALSCAIVAPSPDEVGPLLDEAFRVEASGWKGRACTALALDTAIGSFFRKYAAEAAGRGLLRVGLLRIGDRAAAMQLAVQHGDRYWLLKIGYDEAFAPASPGLLLLCESLRRAAADGLTSYEFLGGIAPWIKPWTPHERACVAVSAYPWSAQGLCALGSRALGHAVRRIGRISSWKHDASNR; via the coding sequence ATGCCAATGCTTGGGGCGCGCGACGCCGCGGCGAAACCGCTCGTCGCCCCCGCGGACGCCCGCGTGCTCCTGCGAGGAGCCGAGGGCCTCGATGGCGTGGCGGACGCCTGGAAGCGGCTGGAGCCGCGGACGGTCATTCCAATGGCGCACCACGCGTGGACGAAGAGCTTTGCCTCGACGCTCGAGCTGGAGCATCGAATGCACGTATTCGCGGCGAGCACCTCCGCCGGCGGGGTGGCGGTCGCAGGGCTCGCGCGCCGCGACGGCTTCTTGGCGCCGCTCGAGCTGCCAGGCGCCGACGAGCTGGGCGAGCCGATGGATTTTGCATACGACGATTCCCTCGCGCTCGAGGAGCTCTGTCGCGCCATTGCGCGGACGCCCTGGCCGCTCGAAGTGCCACGCCTGCCCGCCGATTCGCCGACGGTCGGCGCGCTCGCGCGGGCCTATGCGGGCCGGGGCGTCGTGGTCCAGCGGCCGGCGAGGCCCTATCCTTTCGTGCCGCTCGACCCTTCCTGGGTCGAGCCCGAGGCGCACCTCACCCCCCGGCGCCGCTCGGACCTGCGCCGCGCGCGCCGCCATGCCGAGCGAATGGGCGCGCTCTCCTGCGCGATCGTCGCGCCGAGCCCCGACGAGGTGGGCCCGCTCCTCGACGAGGCGTTCCGCGTCGAGGCCTCGGGCTGGAAGGGCCGGGCGTGCACGGCGCTCGCCCTGGACACGGCCATCGGATCGTTTTTCAGGAAATACGCGGCGGAAGCGGCAGGGCGGGGTCTTTTGCGGGTGGGGCTCTTGCGCATCGGAGACCGGGCGGCCGCGATGCAGCTCGCCGTGCAGCACGGGGATCGGTACTGGCTGCTCAAGATCGGCTATGACGAGGCCTTCGCGCCCGCGTCGCCGGGCCTGCTCCTGCTCTGCGAGAGCCTGCGCCGCGCGGCGGCCGACGGCCTGACATCGTACGAATTTCTGGGCGGCATCGCGCCATGGATCAAGCCGTGGACCCCGCACGAGCGGGCCTGCGTGGCGGTGAGCGCCTATCCGTGGAGCGCCCAGGGCCTCTGTGCGCTCGGGTCGCGCGCGCTCGGGCACGCAGTCCGCAGAATCGGGAGGATTTCGTCATGGAAGCACGACGCATCGAATCGTTGA
- a CDS encoding ABC transporter permease subunit: MKVLVVAQDLLREAASRRWFLALGAGITLVLLVIGLSLRIDVVDGALAATRLFGKSMNTSIRSADVALRPFFKATSYLIFYGGLLFGIVACADFGPSLLAPGRIEHLLSLPLRRWELLAGTFLGVLVLSLLGALYGAGGLVLIFGVKTGVFTARPIVAALLASVTFSAIYGAMLTVSVVARSAALSAATGAALFLLGVVAGYRERLSTFFESGVARGAFRAVTLFLPRVSTLADASADIAGSVPVDMPALTSRLVGLGIFGLAVLSLGIHLFEAKDF, translated from the coding sequence GTGAAGGTGCTCGTGGTGGCGCAGGATCTCCTGCGCGAGGCGGCCTCGCGGCGTTGGTTTCTGGCGCTCGGCGCCGGGATCACGCTGGTGCTCCTGGTGATTGGTCTGTCCTTGCGGATCGACGTCGTCGACGGCGCGCTCGCAGCGACGCGGCTCTTCGGCAAGTCGATGAACACCAGCATCCGCAGCGCGGACGTGGCGTTGCGGCCGTTCTTCAAGGCGACGTCTTATCTCATCTTCTATGGCGGCCTCCTCTTCGGGATCGTCGCGTGCGCCGATTTCGGTCCCAGCCTGCTCGCGCCGGGGCGCATCGAGCACCTGCTTTCCCTGCCGCTCCGGCGCTGGGAGCTGCTCGCGGGCACGTTCCTCGGGGTGCTCGTGCTCTCGCTCCTCGGGGCGCTCTATGGCGCGGGGGGGCTCGTGCTGATTTTCGGGGTGAAGACGGGCGTCTTCACGGCGCGCCCCATCGTGGCGGCGCTGCTCGCGAGCGTGACGTTTTCCGCGATCTACGGGGCCATGCTCACCGTCTCGGTCGTGGCGCGGAGCGCGGCGCTCTCGGCGGCCACGGGGGCTGCTCTCTTTCTGCTCGGCGTCGTGGCGGGCTATCGCGAGCGGCTATCGACGTTCTTCGAGTCGGGCGTCGCGCGCGGGGCTTTTCGCGCGGTGACGCTCTTTCTGCCGAGGGTCTCCACCCTGGCCGACGCGTCCGCGGACATCGCGGGCTCGGTGCCGGTCGACATGCCCGCGCTCACGAGCCGGCTCGTGGGGCTCGGGATCTTCGGGCTCGCCGTGCTGTCGCTCGGCATCCACCTTTTCGAGGCGAAGGATTTTTGA
- a CDS encoding ABC transporter ATP-binding protein — MLVIEARGLRKTYRGLFKRGGREALAGLDLEIGRGVAFGLIGLNGAGKTTFIKTLLGVVRPSEGLVRVLGRDPQDPAARAGIGYLPERLFLPHAFTPVQFLESVARLKGLSRAGDEVRRQIARVGLGGEEGRKIGGFSKGMRQRLGLAAALLGGPTMLVLDEPTDGVDPLGRAEIRRILAEERARGATLFLNSHLLSETERVCDRIGILSGGRLLREGPLEALCGSETRYQLRFAPGFDTGALAGVGLVPGEGEGVFVADASDAAELNRLIDAARGRGALLVELRRDTRDLEEVLAEALGQKAASEAGGNT; from the coding sequence ATGCTCGTGATCGAGGCGCGTGGCCTGCGCAAGACGTACCGCGGCCTATTCAAGCGCGGAGGGCGCGAGGCGCTCGCGGGGCTCGATCTCGAGATCGGCCGTGGCGTCGCGTTTGGCCTCATCGGCCTCAATGGCGCGGGCAAGACCACGTTCATCAAGACGCTGCTCGGCGTCGTGCGCCCGAGCGAGGGGCTCGTGCGCGTGCTCGGACGCGACCCGCAGGATCCGGCCGCGCGGGCCGGGATCGGATACTTGCCGGAGCGGCTCTTCTTGCCGCACGCGTTCACGCCTGTGCAATTTCTGGAGAGCGTGGCCCGGCTCAAGGGTCTCTCGCGGGCGGGGGACGAGGTGCGGCGGCAGATCGCGCGCGTCGGGCTCGGCGGCGAGGAGGGGCGAAAGATCGGCGGGTTTTCCAAGGGAATGCGGCAGCGGCTCGGGCTCGCCGCGGCGCTCCTCGGCGGGCCCACGATGCTGGTGCTCGACGAGCCGACGGACGGCGTCGATCCGCTCGGTCGCGCCGAGATCCGCCGCATTCTGGCCGAGGAGCGCGCCCGCGGGGCCACGCTCTTTCTCAATTCGCACCTGCTCTCCGAGACCGAGCGCGTCTGCGATCGCATCGGGATCCTCTCCGGGGGGCGCCTTTTGCGCGAGGGGCCGCTCGAGGCGCTCTGCGGGAGCGAGACGCGCTATCAGCTCCGCTTCGCGCCCGGCTTCGACACGGGGGCGCTCGCGGGCGTCGGGCTCGTGCCGGGGGAGGGGGAGGGGGTGTTTGTCGCGGATGCATCGGATGCGGCGGAGCTCAATCGGTTGATCGACGCGGCGAGGGGCCGAGGTGCGCTGCTCGTCGAGCTCCGGCGCGACACGCGCGATCTCGAGGAAGTGCTCGCGGAGGCGCTCGGCCAGAAGGCGGCGAGCGAGGCGGGAGGGAATACGTGA
- a CDS encoding alpha/beta hydrolase family esterase has protein sequence MNTALGLSALGLAALALASGCTSDPPATPGDGGAAGGGGAGGGEPLVVGGDRPVTVHVPPGLDPSTPAPLVVLLHGFGASGLLQEFVFRLQPLSDERGFLYARPDGTVGEDNRRFWNATDACCDFGMTGVDDVAYLAGLVEEIGKHHKVDPKRIYFVGHSNGGFMSHRLACDRAGMVAAIASLAGATWNDPAKCAPTEPVAALQIHGTADDTVLYEGESINGVGHPGAVDTVEAWAKLDGCALTPEAGAAMDLDVTISGAETSVSKYATGCKPGGAAELWTITGAGHLPEFGAEFAPRLVDWLFAHAKP, from the coding sequence ATGAACACCGCACTCGGCCTCTCCGCACTCGGCCTCGCCGCGCTCGCGCTCGCCTCTGGCTGCACTTCCGATCCGCCTGCGACCCCTGGAGATGGCGGCGCGGCGGGCGGCGGTGGCGCGGGCGGGGGCGAGCCGCTCGTCGTGGGCGGCGATCGGCCCGTGACCGTCCACGTGCCCCCGGGGCTCGATCCCTCGACGCCTGCGCCGCTCGTCGTGCTCCTGCACGGGTTCGGCGCGTCGGGGCTCCTGCAGGAGTTCGTTTTCCGCCTCCAGCCCCTCTCCGACGAGCGCGGATTCCTTTACGCCCGCCCGGACGGCACGGTGGGCGAGGACAATCGCCGCTTCTGGAATGCGACGGACGCGTGCTGCGATTTCGGAATGACGGGCGTCGACGACGTCGCTTACCTCGCCGGGCTCGTCGAGGAGATCGGCAAGCATCACAAGGTCGATCCGAAGCGGATCTATTTCGTGGGTCATTCGAACGGCGGGTTCATGTCGCACCGCCTGGCGTGCGACCGGGCCGGCATGGTGGCCGCCATCGCGAGCCTCGCCGGCGCGACGTGGAACGATCCTGCGAAGTGCGCCCCGACCGAGCCGGTCGCCGCCCTGCAGATCCACGGGACGGCGGACGACACGGTGCTCTACGAGGGCGAGTCCATCAATGGCGTGGGACATCCGGGCGCGGTGGACACGGTGGAGGCGTGGGCCAAGCTCGACGGCTGCGCGCTGACGCCGGAGGCGGGCGCGGCGATGGACCTCGACGTGACGATCTCCGGCGCGGAGACGAGCGTCTCGAAATACGCGACGGGCTGCAAGCCGGGCGGCGCGGCAGAGCTATGGACGATCACGGGCGCAGGCCACCTGCCCGAATTCGGGGCGGAGTTCGCGCCGAGGCTCGTGGATTGGTTGTTTGCGCACGCGAAGCCGTGA
- a CDS encoding sensor histidine kinase, giving the protein MLSPLDLVACLVDARSLDVAWMSPRAASLFGPTSDGAPLSFLVQEEQPSFRALLDAVRRDGSPRTRDLGARRADGQSVWLRLEASAWKEKSGSPRWLLVTMTDISDLGRDHALRVVVDDVDSIVWEFDLSTMCFTFVSRQAERILGYPIDRWLHDPKFWVEHMHSEDRAWAPAYCESETKRLSAHEFEYRMVAADGSVVWFRDIVTVVVDHGRPGRLRGVMVDITRSKQAEAERDQLLAQEQKARADVEAARERVEEALRRRDEFISAASHELRTPLTPLRLQIQSLLRAADRGEIRLPESQRTKLEIARRQVERLASLVGGLLDVSRVLEAGIQLEVEPFDLRELAREVIESLHDQSTRAGSRIVLLAGAPAIGVWDRAGLEKVTGYLLSNALKYGLGKPIEVSIRTAASGVTLEVRDQGIGIAPEDHDRIFERYERAPSSRGYGGLGLGLHAARALIEAHGGRIAVRSELGKGATFVVTLPPGPKPVER; this is encoded by the coding sequence ATGCTGTCTCCTCTCGATCTCGTGGCGTGCCTCGTGGACGCGCGCTCGCTCGACGTCGCCTGGATGAGCCCCCGCGCGGCCTCGCTCTTCGGCCCGACCTCCGACGGCGCGCCGCTTTCGTTCCTCGTGCAGGAGGAACAGCCGTCCTTTCGCGCGCTCCTCGATGCGGTCCGGCGCGACGGCTCCCCGCGCACGCGCGATCTGGGCGCCCGCCGTGCGGACGGGCAGAGCGTGTGGCTTCGCCTCGAGGCGAGCGCCTGGAAAGAAAAGTCCGGCTCGCCGCGGTGGCTGCTCGTCACGATGACCGATATCTCCGACCTCGGGCGTGACCACGCGCTGCGCGTGGTGGTGGACGACGTCGACAGCATCGTCTGGGAGTTCGACCTATCGACGATGTGCTTCACGTTCGTCAGCCGGCAGGCCGAGCGTATCCTCGGCTATCCGATCGACCGCTGGCTCCACGACCCCAAGTTCTGGGTGGAGCACATGCACTCCGAGGACCGGGCATGGGCGCCCGCCTATTGCGAGAGCGAGACCAAGCGCCTCTCCGCGCACGAATTCGAGTACCGCATGGTGGCGGCCGACGGCAGCGTGGTGTGGTTTCGCGATATCGTGACGGTGGTGGTCGATCACGGCCGCCCCGGGCGCCTGCGGGGTGTGATGGTCGACATCACCCGCAGCAAGCAGGCCGAGGCGGAGCGCGACCAGCTCCTCGCCCAGGAGCAAAAGGCGCGCGCCGACGTCGAGGCCGCGCGCGAGCGGGTGGAGGAGGCGCTCAGGCGAAGGGACGAATTCATCTCGGCCGCCTCGCACGAGCTGCGCACGCCCCTGACCCCGCTGCGGCTGCAAATCCAGAGCCTCTTGCGCGCGGCCGATCGCGGGGAGATCCGCCTGCCCGAGTCGCAGCGCACGAAGCTCGAGATCGCGCGCCGCCAGGTCGAGCGCCTGGCCTCCCTCGTCGGCGGCCTGCTCGACGTCTCGCGCGTGCTCGAGGCCGGGATACAGCTCGAGGTCGAGCCCTTCGATCTGCGAGAGCTCGCGCGCGAGGTGATCGAGTCCCTCCACGACCAGAGCACGCGCGCGGGCAGCCGTATCGTGCTGCTCGCCGGGGCGCCCGCGATCGGGGTATGGGACCGCGCGGGCCTCGAAAAGGTCACCGGGTATCTGCTCTCGAATGCACTCAAGTACGGGCTCGGCAAGCCCATCGAGGTCTCGATCCGCACCGCCGCGAGCGGCGTGACCCTCGAGGTGCGCGATCAGGGTATCGGGATCGCCCCCGAGGATCACGACCGCATCTTCGAGCGCTACGAGCGCGCGCCGTCCTCCCGGGGCTACGGCGGGCTCGGGCTCGGCCTGCACGCGGCGAGAGCCCTCATCGAGGCGCACGGCGGGCGCATTGCGGTGCGGAGCGAGCTCGGGAAGGGCGCGACGTTCGTGGTGACGTTGCCTCCCGGGCCGAAGCCCGTCGAGCGGTAG
- a CDS encoding MFS transporter — protein sequence MTTALAIARQPLPLSLKLIYAAGQTGNVMTYQIITTYVLSFYSPPEGKGAALIPAFLLGAFSTYFLLNVLARGFDTFWDPIVANWSDRSTSRLGRRRVFMLAGVLPLALTAGLLFFPPDQGSSLANVVWLGVVLTAYYASFSVYVAPYLALLPELAPEKDESTSLSTLQAAAGLLGALLVMVVAPALFGAVAGAGRGALQTMVAAMAALSFLLMALPVLFLDEGALSRRPPGAQASHLGLFASLRETLSDRAFLPYVAGYTLFFFGFNIVSTGATFYVEVLMRGSLFDVAKVLGPMFGVAGLSFPFIGLATRRSSKKAMMVFAAAALAVLMAFVPFVRDLGHGMLLFALAGIPVAIFMAIPNAMVADISSASARRTGERREAMFFGAQGFLQKISLGISTGLFSWVKDAFGSSVEHPTGVQLTGPLTSAVLVLAAIAFAFYPEARVTREMGEDG from the coding sequence ATGACGACTGCGCTCGCAATCGCGCGACAGCCATTGCCGCTCTCCCTCAAGCTCATCTACGCCGCGGGGCAGACGGGCAACGTGATGACCTACCAGATCATCACCACCTACGTGCTCTCGTTTTATTCGCCGCCGGAGGGGAAGGGCGCGGCGCTCATCCCTGCGTTCCTGCTCGGCGCATTCTCGACCTATTTTCTTCTCAACGTCCTCGCGCGCGGCTTCGACACGTTCTGGGACCCCATCGTCGCCAACTGGTCCGATCGCAGCACGAGCCGCCTCGGGCGCCGCCGCGTCTTCATGCTCGCCGGCGTCCTGCCCCTCGCCCTCACGGCTGGCCTTCTGTTTTTCCCGCCAGACCAAGGCTCGTCGCTCGCCAACGTCGTCTGGCTGGGCGTGGTGCTCACCGCGTATTACGCCTCGTTTTCGGTCTACGTGGCCCCCTATCTCGCGCTGCTTCCCGAGCTCGCGCCCGAAAAGGACGAGAGCACGTCGCTCTCCACCCTCCAGGCGGCCGCGGGGCTCCTCGGCGCGCTGCTCGTGATGGTCGTGGCGCCCGCCCTCTTCGGCGCCGTGGCCGGTGCGGGCCGCGGTGCATTGCAGACCATGGTCGCGGCCATGGCAGCGCTTTCGTTTCTATTGATGGCGCTGCCCGTCCTCTTCCTCGACGAGGGCGCGCTCTCCCGCCGGCCTCCGGGCGCGCAGGCGAGCCACCTCGGTCTTTTCGCGTCGCTGCGCGAGACGCTCTCCGACCGGGCTTTCTTGCCCTACGTCGCCGGCTACACGCTCTTCTTCTTCGGCTTCAACATCGTCTCCACGGGCGCCACCTTTTACGTCGAGGTCCTCATGCGAGGCTCGCTCTTCGACGTGGCCAAGGTCCTCGGCCCCATGTTCGGCGTCGCGGGGCTGTCCTTTCCGTTCATCGGCCTCGCCACGCGGCGCTCTTCCAAGAAGGCCATGATGGTCTTTGCGGCGGCGGCGCTCGCTGTCCTCATGGCGTTCGTGCCCTTCGTCCGGGACCTCGGGCACGGAATGCTCCTCTTCGCCCTCGCGGGCATTCCCGTGGCCATCTTCATGGCCATCCCGAACGCCATGGTGGCCGATATCAGCAGCGCCTCCGCCCGCCGCACGGGCGAGCGCCGCGAGGCCATGTTCTTCGGCGCGCAAGGCTTTTTGCAGAAGATCTCGCTCGGCATCTCCACCGGCCTCTTCTCGTGGGTGAAGGACGCGTTCGGCAGCTCCGTCGAGCATCCGACCGGCGTTCAGCTCACAGGTCCGCTCACGTCGGCCGTCCTCGTCCTCGCCGCCATCGCCTTCGCGTTCTACCCCGAGGCGCGGGTGACGCGCGAGATGGGAGAGGATGGATGA